From the Pontiella agarivorans genome, one window contains:
- the ftsW gene encoding putative lipid II flippase FtsW — translation MRRTISLFIAIVLILVTIGILILASASSAKYDDATYFVRRQLMWLAVAFCAGALAARFDYSHYKKLAIPLAVFSVFLLVLVRIPGIGSNINGSWRWIKIGPISVQPSEIAKVGIIMLFAWWLARNQRRIDELKRGILVPFGLLGIFAILLVLEPDFGTTMLVSSVAVSMMFLGGVSVAPLLITGITGLLGVAILIFMNPERMSRILAFLDPQKYEKDKAWQLINSLRAFAGGEVSGVGFGNSMQKYHYLPEAHTDFIFPIIGEELGLIASLIVVSMYMLLFIFGLRIAFNAKDDFGRLLAYGITLMITVQALINFAVVTGCVPTKGLALPFISYGGSSLAISGAMIGILINVAYAGMKSPSKSARNPFKDRVRKV, via the coding sequence ATGCGCAGAACGATTTCGCTGTTTATCGCTATTGTATTGATTCTCGTCACGATCGGCATTCTGATTCTCGCGAGCGCGAGCTCGGCGAAGTATGACGATGCCACCTATTTTGTGCGCCGCCAGCTGATGTGGCTGGCGGTTGCTTTTTGCGCGGGTGCTTTGGCTGCGCGTTTTGATTACAGTCACTATAAAAAGCTGGCCATACCACTGGCTGTTTTTTCCGTATTTCTGCTGGTTCTTGTCCGTATTCCGGGCATTGGCAGTAATATCAACGGAAGCTGGCGCTGGATCAAAATCGGGCCTATATCTGTCCAGCCTTCGGAAATCGCCAAGGTGGGCATCATTATGCTCTTTGCTTGGTGGCTTGCCCGGAATCAGCGGCGGATCGATGAGCTTAAACGCGGTATTCTCGTCCCGTTTGGTCTGCTCGGTATTTTTGCGATACTGCTGGTATTGGAGCCGGATTTCGGAACCACCATGTTGGTTTCGTCTGTGGCGGTCAGCATGATGTTTCTCGGCGGTGTGAGTGTGGCTCCACTGCTCATTACCGGTATCACCGGGCTGCTGGGCGTGGCGATTTTGATCTTTATGAATCCGGAGCGCATGAGCCGGATTCTTGCGTTTCTTGATCCGCAGAAATATGAAAAGGATAAGGCCTGGCAGCTCATCAATTCCCTGCGGGCCTTTGCCGGCGGGGAAGTCAGCGGCGTCGGTTTCGGAAACAGCATGCAGAAATATCACTATCTGCCGGAAGCGCACACCGATTTTATTTTTCCAATCATTGGAGAGGAACTCGGCCTGATTGCTTCGCTGATTGTGGTTTCCATGTATATGCTTCTTTTTATTTTCGGTCTGCGCATTGCGTTCAATGCCAAAGATGATTTCGGGCGGCTGCTGGCGTATGGGATAACGCTGATGATTACTGTTCAGGCGCTGATTAATTTTGCGGTGGTTACCGGCTGCGTGCCGACCAAAGGGCTGGCCCTGCCTTTCATCAGTTACGGGGGGTCAAGTCTGGCCATCTCCGGGGCGATGATCGGGATCCTGATCAATGTGGCGTATGCGGGAATGAAATCCCCGTCAAAATCGGCCCGCAACCCCTTTAAAGACCGTGTGAGGAAAGTTTAA
- a CDS encoding class I SAM-dependent methyltransferase, giving the protein MNDEYELLDSGNGKKLERYGDIILERPAAQAVWAPQFSNRWKNATARFDRVGGLNWEGRNKVSKPWNVNVAGVTMKLSATDFGHIGVFPETRALWKWIREMLDKQAKKKGRALKFLNLFAYSGGATLAAAQSGAQCCHLDASKGMVDWARENAVLNNLTDAPIRWIVDDVIKFLRREVKRGNRYDGILLDPPSFGRGKKGELYKIEDQLRTTLDLVDQVVSDDPSFVILTSHTPGFSPIVLRNLLAQYHDRGTFECGEMLLTGKPDVNDLPNGNWARWINE; this is encoded by the coding sequence ATGAACGATGAATATGAACTGCTCGACAGTGGAAACGGAAAAAAGCTGGAACGCTATGGCGATATTATTCTGGAGCGTCCCGCTGCGCAGGCAGTCTGGGCCCCCCAGTTTTCCAATCGCTGGAAAAATGCGACGGCGCGTTTCGACCGGGTAGGCGGGCTGAACTGGGAGGGGCGGAATAAAGTGTCCAAACCCTGGAATGTGAATGTTGCCGGGGTCACGATGAAATTATCGGCCACCGATTTCGGTCACATCGGTGTTTTTCCGGAAACGCGTGCGCTCTGGAAATGGATTCGTGAAATGCTGGATAAACAGGCAAAGAAAAAAGGACGAGCTCTTAAATTTCTGAATCTATTTGCTTATTCGGGGGGAGCGACACTGGCGGCGGCGCAGTCGGGGGCGCAATGCTGCCATTTGGATGCTTCGAAAGGGATGGTGGACTGGGCACGCGAAAATGCAGTGCTCAATAATTTGACCGATGCGCCGATCCGCTGGATTGTGGATGATGTGATTAAATTTCTGCGCCGTGAAGTGAAGCGTGGTAATCGGTATGACGGGATTCTGTTGGATCCGCCGTCGTTCGGGCGCGGCAAAAAAGGCGAGCTTTATAAAATTGAAGATCAGTTGAGAACCACGCTCGATCTGGTGGATCAGGTGGTTTCCGATGACCCCTCATTTGTGATTCTTACATCGCATACGCCCGGCTTTTCGCCGATTGTGCTACGTAATCTGCTGGCGCAGTATCATGACCGCGGCACCTTTGAATGTGGCGAAATGCTGCTGACGGGTAAGCCGGATGTGAATGACTTGCCGAATGGGAACTGGGCCCGCTGGATTAATGAATGA
- the rlmD gene encoding 23S rRNA (uracil(1939)-C(5))-methyltransferase RlmD, which produces MYKKKQMVEVEILDLGDKNQSFGRLDDGISIFVQGPAAVGDTVKAEIFKIKKKYLVARMRELVKPSPHRIDPVCPYFGLCGGCKWQHMDYAEQLRLKRKQVQDALHHLGGFKDIECRTCLPAPELFGYRNKMDFSFTDLRYLTPDEMNLEPDEHEKPLDFALGFHAPGCFSKAIDIDHCDLSTPEMNQTLNTVRAFCLEHKADLPIYSTHTHTGELRNLVVRHGGNTGEFMVNLVTSSHNPELMEKLSAKLQDALGEKLTTFVNNITSAKNTVAFGEKEYILHGPGYIQDTLGDYTYRISANSFFQTNTVQAEKLYFQILEAAQLKTTDLVYDLFCGTGSITLFASSHCKKVLGVELVESSVNDARENAKRHAVENCEFIQLDMKDFKTIKPELDAFGAPDVVITDPPRAGMNPKAVKMLLEIAPPVIVYVSCNPASLARDGQMFCEEGKYRLVSCQPIDMFPQTNHVESVARFERI; this is translated from the coding sequence TGGGCGACAAGAATCAGAGCTTCGGGCGGCTGGATGACGGAATTTCCATATTCGTACAAGGTCCCGCCGCCGTCGGCGACACGGTGAAAGCAGAGATTTTCAAAATAAAAAAGAAATATCTCGTAGCCCGGATGCGCGAACTGGTTAAACCCTCCCCCCACCGCATCGATCCGGTCTGTCCCTACTTCGGTCTATGCGGCGGGTGCAAATGGCAGCATATGGACTATGCCGAACAACTTCGCCTCAAACGCAAACAGGTGCAGGATGCACTCCACCACCTCGGCGGATTCAAGGATATTGAATGCCGCACCTGCCTGCCCGCCCCGGAACTCTTCGGCTACCGCAACAAAATGGACTTCTCATTCACCGATCTGCGTTATCTCACGCCTGATGAAATGAACCTGGAGCCCGACGAACACGAAAAACCTCTCGATTTCGCCCTCGGCTTCCACGCCCCCGGTTGCTTTTCAAAAGCCATCGACATCGACCACTGCGACCTCTCCACCCCGGAAATGAATCAGACCCTAAACACGGTCCGTGCGTTCTGCCTCGAACACAAAGCAGACCTCCCCATCTACTCCACCCACACTCATACCGGTGAACTGCGCAACCTCGTCGTCCGCCACGGCGGAAACACCGGCGAATTTATGGTCAACCTCGTCACCTCATCGCACAACCCGGAGCTGATGGAAAAACTGAGCGCCAAACTGCAGGATGCACTTGGCGAAAAACTGACCACCTTTGTCAACAATATCACCTCCGCCAAAAATACCGTGGCATTCGGAGAAAAAGAATACATCCTCCACGGTCCCGGTTATATTCAGGACACCCTCGGCGACTACACGTATCGCATTTCAGCAAACTCCTTTTTCCAGACGAATACCGTCCAGGCTGAAAAACTCTATTTCCAGATCCTGGAAGCCGCACAGCTCAAAACGACCGATCTGGTGTATGACCTCTTCTGCGGCACGGGTTCTATCACCCTCTTTGCTTCCAGCCATTGCAAAAAAGTGCTCGGTGTTGAACTGGTTGAAAGCTCCGTGAACGATGCCCGCGAAAACGCCAAACGCCACGCTGTCGAAAACTGTGAATTTATCCAGCTCGATATGAAGGACTTCAAAACCATCAAACCCGAGCTCGATGCCTTCGGCGCTCCCGACGTCGTCATCACCGATCCGCCACGCGCCGGAATGAATCCCAAAGCCGTCAAAATGCTTCTGGAAATCGCTCCGCCCGTCATCGTCTACGTCAGTTGCAACCCGGCCTCACTCGCCCGCGACGGACAGATGTTCTGCGAAGAAGGAAAATACCGGCTCGTCTCCTGCCAGCCCATCGACATGTTTCCCCAGACCAACCATGTCGAATCCGTCGCCCGTTTCGAACGGATTTAA
- a CDS encoding RluA family pseudouridine synthase, protein MNEIQYNAAELDELILFADNHLLAVNKPAGLLTQDSGTGLRNLEDWAREWVRVDKNKPGAVFLNAVHRIDKVVSGVVLFARTSKALSRLNEDVRKRNVKKVYHVLVEGDPGKPTDKLVHWLSHENHKARICKEGHKGAQRAVLSYRKRPPVGNFQCLEVDLETGRYHQIRAQLSAIGCPIVGDAKYGSKTKSPDGAIALHSRELHVMHPTQKEWIKIEAPYPEHSFWH, encoded by the coding sequence ATGAATGAGATTCAATATAACGCTGCAGAACTTGATGAATTGATTCTGTTTGCAGATAACCATCTGCTGGCCGTGAATAAGCCGGCCGGCCTGCTGACGCAGGACAGCGGCACGGGGCTGCGGAATCTTGAAGACTGGGCGCGTGAGTGGGTTCGGGTGGATAAAAACAAACCCGGCGCAGTTTTTCTGAATGCGGTACACCGGATCGATAAAGTAGTGAGCGGCGTTGTGTTGTTTGCCCGTACCAGCAAAGCGCTCAGCCGGCTGAACGAAGATGTCCGCAAGCGTAACGTGAAAAAAGTCTATCATGTATTGGTGGAAGGGGATCCGGGGAAACCAACGGATAAGCTGGTTCACTGGCTTTCCCATGAAAATCATAAAGCCCGAATCTGTAAAGAGGGGCATAAAGGTGCTCAGCGCGCGGTCCTCAGCTACCGGAAACGTCCACCGGTTGGAAACTTCCAGTGTTTGGAAGTGGATCTTGAAACCGGGCGCTATCACCAGATCCGTGCACAGCTTTCGGCCATCGGATGTCCGATTGTCGGTGATGCAAAATACGGCTCAAAAACGAAGTCGCCCGACGGAGCAATCGCCCTCCACAGCAGGGAGCTGCATGTGATGCATCCTACGCAGAAAGAGTGGATCAAAATCGAGGCTCCGTATCCGGAGCATTCTTTCTGGCATTAA